The following nucleotide sequence is from Camelus bactrianus isolate YW-2024 breed Bactrian camel chromosome 19, ASM4877302v1, whole genome shotgun sequence.
GGTGTGTTTCACCTGTATTGGTTCTGGAATCCTCTATCTGGCACCTAGGATTCTtaaggaagggggaaaggagcagTGATAGAACCACACTGGGCCTGTTAAAACTTGTTCGAAAAAGGCACTAACTTTACACTAACCTTTGTTGCCCAAAGCAAATACCATAGCCTAGTCTGATGACTTTGTGATGGGTTGGTTTGGGTCCAAGGTGCCAAAATCCTGAAATCATGGACCATGTCTTTCTTGTCCACTGCTGAATCCACCATACTTAGTAGAGAACCTAGCACTTAGAAATTTCTAGTAAGTATATGTTTGCAGATGGGcactctgaaattcaaatttatttaatatactcTCTTTAAATACTGTTTCATGTGCTATTTTCTACATTTGGAAGCCCGCCAGACTGAGTAGTTTTTTTTGTGCATCAgtcttctttttttgtaatgAGAAAAGTCATGAGGGAGATTTCCACATAGGTCATAGCGACTGTCACCTCCAAGGAGAACAGAGTTGTGGACAGTCTATATCACTGTGAGTGTTGATGGCTTAGCTAATTTAGTAGGAGGAAAACGCTAAGGGTAATTGAGGCTGTTTACAGAGCAGAAAGGTTCCTAGTCCGACTGACATAGATGTTGTTATGGATTTTCTGGATTGCAGTAGAAAATGGACTGTGTGGAAATGGAGTGTAAAGGAATTTTTGGTGGGAAACAAATTGTGTTGTATGTATAGTGTCAATTACATTTGTGGCAGTAAGACACTCTCTGTCCAAGACAAGGCAGAACAGCTTGTAGGCCCACTTAGGGCTTCTCTAACTGAAAACCTTCTCTCTCCAGCAGAACCAAAGCCAGGCATCTACCCTTGTTCCTCCTGCCTTCTGGCCTTTTCCTGTCAGCAGTTCCTCCACCAGCATGTTCTGCAGATCTTCCCAGGTGTGTGTGTAGAAAATCACTTCTATCTAGGGGACTCTGGCCTGGGGCGTTGGGGGCAGTGGTGTTCTGCTCAAAGCTGCTGGAGTGAAAGCACAGAAGGTCAGGAGAGAGAAGGTGTCTCCAGACCCTTGTTCGTGAGGGCAGAGGAGAGCCAGCCTGCAAGGGCATTGCCCATCCCACCCCGAGCACAGTCGGCAGGTCCCAGAGAAGGCAACTTGGTTCCAGAAAGAGAGCCCAGCTCAGTTCACAGGCTCAACCCTGTGCAAACAGACAAAGGAGTGAAGGAATGAGAGACCCCAAGATATGGAGCAACCAACTGTCGAGAATATGAACAAGACTGCAGCCTGAAATTAGACTGCTTTACAAACCAGACGGCCTACCCAGGGAAGAAGCCCTATGTCTGCAGGGAGTGTGGGTGGGGCTTTAAGGATAAGTCAGCCCTCATCAGACACCATTGGACACACTCAATGGAGAAGCCTTATGTGTATGGTGAGTGTGGCCGAGGCTTCAGCCAGATGTCAACCTTCATTAATCACCAGAGGACACACTCCGGGGAGAAGCCATATGTGTGCAAGGAGTGTGAGCGAGGCTTTAGCCAGAAGTCCAACCTCAGCAGACACACGAGAACACATTCGGAAGAGAAGCCTTATTTGTGCAGGGAGTGTGGGCAGAGCTTTAGAAGTAAGTCAGTCCTCATTAGCCATCAGTGGACTCACTCCGGGGAGAAGCCCTATGTGTGCAGTGCGTGTGGGCGAGGCTTCAGCGAGAAGTCCTCCTTCATCAGACACCGGAGGATACACTCCGGGGAGAAACCCTACGTGTGCCTGGAGTGTGCACGAGGCTTTAGTGATAAGTTAACTCTCAGGAAACACCAGAGGACGCACTCGGGGGAGAAGCCTTATGCTTGTCGGGAGTGCGGGCGAGGCTTTAGCCGGCAGTCAGACCTCATCAAACACCAGAGGACGCACTCAGATGAGAAGCCTTATATTTGCAGGGAGTGTGGGCGAGGCTTTTGTGATAAGTCCACCCTCGTCATACACGAGAGGACTCACTCTGGGGAGAAGCCTTACGTGTGCAAGGAGTGTGGGCGGAGCTTTAGCCGGAAATCACTGCTCCTCCTGCACCAGAGGACACACTTAGGGGAGAAGCATTATGTTTGCAGGGAGTGCGGGCGAGGCTTTAGCCACAAGTCAAATCTTACCAGACACCAGAGGACACACTGAGGGGGAGAAGCATGGTGTAGCAGGGGTCATGGGCAGGACTTTAGCAATTAGTCAAACCTCATTTTATGCTGGAGAGGAGTGgtctatgtgtgcatgtgtgtgtggagggtgaGTGAAGCTTCAGAGATGTGTTGGCCTTTGGCAGGCACTGAGGCACATTCCAGAGGGGAGCCTTTGCCCGCAGTGTGGGTAACTGTAGCCATAGTCAGTCCTCAGTGCACAAAGAGGATGCAAAAAGatgggaggtgtgtgtgtgcagggaccGTGGGGAGGCTTTAGCAAAGAGTTAGCATTTACTGGACTCCAGCAGCCGACTTGGGAAGAAATCATGCGTTCAGGGAGTGTCGGCCAGCATTGGCCGAAGAACCAACAGGATCACTCAGGGAGGAGCTGGGTGTTTGCAGGGAGTGCGGGCAAGGTCTGATGACCAGTCAGCCTTCACACATGGGAGAATCCTTGTGTGGGGACACTCTGGGGCTGCCCCAGCTGACTGCTCCTGGTGGCTCAGAGATGAATTCCTCACTGGACCTGCTCTCAGCCACAAGGAACTTCACCTTCCAAAGGGGCACTTCCTGGCCAACAACTGATCAGTGTGGGGAGACAGAACCCAGCCCTTGACTCTGCTGGGACAACTTCACAGGGTCATC
It contains:
- the ZNF343 gene encoding LOW QUALITY PROTEIN: zinc finger protein 343 (The sequence of the model RefSeq protein was modified relative to this genomic sequence to represent the inferred CDS: substituted 1 base at 1 genomic stop codon); protein product: MTLPDPSVRGEQDWEEILPLENREDVETMKTLTPSHKAEGLPSNNTDWLQEKEGKPKILVPFTFRDVAVFFTEAEWERLSAEQRNLYREVMLENYRNLLSLAEPKPGIYPCSSCLLAFSCQQFLHQHVLQIFPGVCVENHFYLGDSGLGRWGQWCSAQSCWSESTEGQEREGVSRPLFVRAEESQPARALPIPPRAQSAGPREGNLVPEREPSSVHRLNPVQTDKGVKEXETPRYGATNCREYEQDCSLKLDCFTNQTAYPGKKPYVCRECGWGFKDKSALIRHHWTHSMEKPYVYGECGRGFSQMSTFINHQRTHSGEKPYVCKECERGFSQKSNLSRHTRTHSEEKPYLCRECGQSFRSKSVLISHQWTHSGEKPYVCSACGRGFSEKSSFIRHRRIHSGEKPYVCLECARGFSDKLTLRKHQRTHSGEKPYACRECGRGFSRQSDLIKHQRTHSDEKPYICRECGRGFCDKSTLVIHERTHSGEKPYVCKECGRSFSRKSLLLLHQRTHLGEKHYVCRECGRGFSHKSNLTRHQRTH